The nucleotide sequence TATCACTTGTTTTACCCGTTCCGGACCGAAAACGGCGCCTGGGTACTGGTGAACTTAGGTTGGTTGCCCGCCCCGCAATACCGGGATGAGTTACCTGTGCTGCCCGAATTTCACGGTCAGGTCATGCTGACGGGCATGATAGCGTCGCCGACGCAGCTTCCTGAGCTGAGCGAAACCGGGACAGAAAGCGGCTGGCCCAGGCGGGTGCAAAACATCAAACCAGACGAACTGGCTGCGGCAACAGGATTGCCCTTGCCTGACTGGGTGATACAGATTGACCCGGATGACCCGCTGGCGTTGAAGCAGAACTGGCAGGCTGTCGTGATGGGGCCTGAAAAGCATTATGCCTATGCCGTGCAGTGGTTTTTGCTGGCGCTGGCGGTCGCCGGACTGGCCTGGTGGTGGCTGAAGCGCAGTACGCATTGATAAACAGGAGTCAGGGATGAGAAAACACATCAATTTAGTGCTGTTGTTACTCTTGTTTGTGCTGCCTGTGGTGGTGGCCAAACTGGTGCTGGACAACCACTGGTATCAGGGGGGAGCCATCAATCGGGGACAGTTGCTGGATGAGCCTGTGGTCACCGACTGGCTGGGGATGCGTGGCAAATGGCAACTGGTCTATCTGCTGCCCGAAGCATGTGATGCCCGTTGTCAGGGAGCCTTGTTTAATTTGCGTCAGGTGCCTCAGGCCATGGGCGCCGAGCAGGAGCGGATTGTCAGTCTGGTGCTGGTCTCAGGTCAGGGTGATACAGGCTTGCCTTCGGCAGAGCAGGTGCAGGCCGGCGGCAGTACAGTACTGGCCGCACCGGATCTTGTCCTTGCTCAGATCCGTGCATTGGAATTCGGTGCCCAGGCCATTTATATCTCAGATCCGCAGGGCAATGTCATGCTGGCTTATCCTCTGGTGGAAGGCCAGACCCAGGTCCTGGCTCAGGGGAAAGACATGCTGAGGGATCTCAAACGTTTACTGAAAGTTTCCAAAATAGGCTGATGCTGCAAACCGCATGCGCTAAGGAGTGGCGATGTTCTCAATGGCTTCTTCCCGTTCCCGGCAGACCGACCGGCGCTTTACCTGGCTGGTTGGACTGACGCTCTTATTATCCGTTGCTGTCATCGCCCTGGGAGCCTATACCCGGCTGACAGAAGCCGGGCTGGGTTGTCCGGACTGGCCCGGATGCTATGGTTTCATGACCGTCCCCAAAACGGACGCGCAGCATGCACTGGCCCAGCAGGCGTTTCCGGATCACCCGGTAGAAGTGCATAAGGCCTGGAATGAAATGCTCCACCGCTATATGGCCGGTGCGCTCGGGCTGCTGATTGTGGCCCTGAATGTGGTGGCCCGTCGCCGTGATGACAGGCCGCACCGCTTACCTCTGGTGCTGCTGGCGCTTGTGGTGTTCCAGGCGCTGCTGGGGATGTGGACTGTCACCATGTCGCTCAAGCCGGTGATCGTAATGGGCCACCTGCTGGGCGGTTTTACTACGGCCAGCCTGTTGCTGGTGCTCTGGTTGCGGATGTTGGCGAGAGACAGAGAACGGCCAGCGCCAGCGGTTGCCTCATCGCCTCAGTTGCTCAGGGTCAGGCGCTTAGCCGTGGCCGGACTGATCGTGGTGGCGGTGCAGATTGCACTGGGCGGCTGGACCGCAGCCAACTATGCTGCGGTGGTGTGTACTCAGCTGCCTGTCTGTGAAGTGGATTGGGTGAGCAAATTCGATATCAGGGCGTTTGAACCCTGGCAGCCGGGTTTTCAGACCTATCAGTATGGTGTGCTGAATTTTGACCAGCGGGTCTCAATTCATGCCGCGCACCGCATCGGCGCTATGCTGACAACCCTGGTGATCCTGCTACTGATCTGGCGGCTGTGGCAGATCGGCTGGCGACGCTACGCTGCAGTGATATTGGCACTGCTCTCGGTGCAGATCGCCCTGGGGGTGACGAATGTACTGGCCAGCCTGCCACTGCCCGTGGCTGTGGCTCATAATCTGGGGGGATTGAGTTTACTGCTCAGCGTACTGGCGGCGAACTGGGCGTTGTTTACGGCTCCCTCCGCAGCCATGATCCGTCGGGCTGCACGGATTACGCGAGTGAAAACCGTCCGCCATGCCCTGATTCAGGCGCAGGCAGACACACAGGGAAGGCAAACGCATTTTGGCCGGATGACACCCAAGTCAGGCTAAGTCAGGGAGGGAAGCGACATGGCTAAATTACAGTCACTGGAAGCACGGCAGATAGCGTATTCAGGCCGCGGCTGGCGACAGCTGGGGCGCGATTATCTGATGATGACTAAACCCAAAGTCGTGGCCATGCTGCTGCTGACGGCGCTGGTGGGCATGTGTCTGGCAGTCCCGGGGATCCCTCCGATAAAAGCCGTGGTGTTGGGGTTACTGGGAATCGGCTTGCAGTCCGCGTCTGCCGCGGCCTTTAATCATGTGCTCGACCGGCAATTGGATGCCCAAATGGCCCGCACCCATCACAGGCCTCTGGCGCGCGGGCGGGTACCGACTGTGAACGCAGTGATTTTCGCTACTGTGCTGATGATTGTGGGTTTTGCTCTGTTGTGGCAGCTGAACCCGCTGACGGCCTGGCTGACGCTGGCCAGTCTGGTCGGTTATGCGCTGGTTTACACGGTGTGGCTCAAGCATGCCACGCCACAGAATATCGTGATCGGTGGTCTGGCCGGCGCCGCGCCGCCTTTGCTCGGCTGGGCCGCTGTGACCGGCCAGTTTGATCCGCATGCCCTGTTACTGGTGATGCTGGTCTTTGCCTGGACACCGCCACATTTCTGGGCGCTGGCGATACATCGCCGCGATGATTATGCCAAGGCCGACATTCCCATGTTGCCGGTGACGCACGGCATTGCCTTTACCAAAACCATGGTTCTGCTTTATACCCTGATTCTGACGCTGATCGGCCTGTTGCCCTGGCTGACAGGTATGAGCGGGGCGCTGTATCTGGCGGGCAGCCTGGCGCTGAATCTGGGCTTTGTCGGTTATGCGGTGAAGCTTAAGTTTGCCGATGAACCTGGCCATGCCTGGGCGACCTTCAAGTTTTCAATCTGGCACCTGCTGGGGCTGTTTGTCGTGCTGCTGGCTGACCACTGGCTGGGCATATTGCTGGCCTGACACCGGCAGATGCATGTGAACAGCTGGCAGTCACGGAGCCTGCTGTTACACTGTGCGGCTTAAGCGTGTGAATCATAAGGTTGAAACTGTGCTGGCCGCATTAAAAGATATCTCCCTCCACCGCCAGGTCTTTGCCCTGGCGCTTCCTATGGTGCTGTCCAATATCACTGTCCCTTTGCTGGGGCTGGTGGACGCGGCTGTGATCGGCCATCTTGAGCATGCCTGGTATCTGGGGGGCGTGGCGGTTGGCGGCACCATGATCAGCGTAACCTTCTGGCTGCTCGGCTTTCTGCGTATGGCAACCACCGGGCTGTGCGCGCAGGCTTACGGCGCTAGTAATCGATCTTCGCAGGCGACTGTACTCCTGCAGGGCATCGCGCTGGCTTGGGGGCTGGCGGCGCTGCTGATCCTCAGCCATGGCCTGATCGCGGATGCGGTGTTTTCTGTCAGCGATGCCAGTGACGCTGTGAAAACTTACGCAGATCAATATTACTCGATTCGTATCTGGGGGGCGCCGGCGGCCCTGGCCAATTTTGTCATTATGGGCTGGCTGCTGGGCAGTCAGAATGCCCGGCTGCCCATGTGGCTGCTGATCATCACCAACAGCATCAATATCCTGCTCGATGTCCTGTTTGTGCTGGGGCTGGGCTGGCAGGTGGCCGGTGCGGCCGCCGCCTCTGTGATCGCCGAATACAGCGGCATGATACTGGGTCTGTATTTTGTGGCCTGCCAGTGGAAAAGACTGAATCTGCCGCCCTGGCGAGACCAGCTTAGCCAGGTCGGGCAGGGCATGGGGCGCTTGTTGCGCCTGAATCGGGATATTTTCCTGCGCAGCTTATGCCTGCAGCTGGCGTTCAGCTTTATGACGTTTCAGGGCGCCAGCTTGGGGGATAACGTGGTGGCTGCCAATGCGGTGTTGATGAGTTTCCTGATGCTGGTGTCCTATGGGATGGACGGCTTTGCCTATGCCATGGAAGCCATGGTGGGCAAAGCCATCGGTGCCAGAAACCGTGAAGCCCTGAGCCGGACGCTGATCAGCACCACGTTCTGGAGTGTGGTGATTGCTGTGCTGATGACGCTGGCCTTTGCGCTGTTCGGCGATGCGATTATCGCTCTGATCTCGGATATCCCAGCCGTGCAGCGCGAAGTAAGTCGTTATCTGCCCTGGCTGGCGGCTGTGCCTCTGGTGGCGATGTGGTGTTTTCTGCTGGATGGCATTTTTATCGGCGCGACCCGGGGCAGAGAAATGCGCAACAGCATGTTTATCGCAACCTGCTGTTTTTTCCTGATATGGCTGCTGTTGAGTCCGTTTGGCAATCATGCGCTATGGGCGGCAATGTTAGGTTTTCTGGCCATCCGAGGACTTTCGTTAGCGGCTATTTTTGCGTATCAATGGCAAAAAAATATTTTTCTTGAAGAGGCCTGTTCTAACAAATAGTTATCATATTTTATGCTGTTCAATAAGCTTGTGTGGGCGAATAACTCTACCCTTTCCTATTGATAGTGTTTAAAATATGACCTGTTTTTGGAGTTGAGCAGGTTGAAAATGAAACAAAAAATCGGTGTTTTTTTATTGCTTTTTATGGGTTTAGGATGGTGTTTTAATGCTAGTGCAGTGGCTCCGGGCGCCAAAGTTCGGGTGACAGCAACGGCGTATAATTCCGTACCCGCCCAGACCGACAGCAGCCCTTCGATTGCTGCCTGGGGAGACAGACTAAAGCCGGGAATGAAGGCAATCGCAGTATCTCGAGACCTTTTGAAAATGGGCCTCAAACACGGCTCTAAAGTGAAAATCTCAGGCCTGCCTGGTGAGTATGTGGTGCTGGATAAGATGCATCACCGCTGGTCAAAGAAAATTGATATTTACATGGGCCGGGATGTCCGGGCCGCGAAAAACTGGGGCCGACGCGCTGTGACCATCACAGTACTAAAAGCCTGATACTGCACAATACCTAGCCGAATAATCGCACGAAAGCCTGATTATCCTGATAGGCATTAAGCAAAAGACAAGAATGAAAAAAGCCGCGAAAGCGGCTTTTTTTATGGGCTTGGTTCCGGTGCGGCTGTAGGGACAGTAAGGACTGGGTGCTCGCGCCGGGACACAGCAAGCTTGTGCTGATCAGTAGTAGGAATGATCGCCGCGGGCGTGCTCAGTTACATCACGAACCCCTTTCAGCTCACCTTCAAATTCGGCCAGCAATTGCTTTTCAATCCCTTCTTTGAGGGTCACATCCACCATAGAACAGCCGTTACAGCCACCGCCGAACTGCAGAATCGCGATACCATCTTCCGTGATTTCAGACAGGGATACATGACCGCCGTGACCGGCCAGCTGAGGGTTAACCTGGGTCTGAATCATGTAATCCACGCGCTCCATCAGTGGTGCATCGTCAGACACTTTACGGACTTTGGCGTTCGGGGCTTTCAGTGTCAGCTGTGAACCCATTTTGTCGGTAACAAAATCAATCTCAGCGTCGGCCAGGAAGGGCAGGCTCAGCTCATCAATATAAGCAGAGAACAGACCGAGTTGAATCTCGGTGTCACTGGCTTCTACGGCTTCCGGCGGGCAATAAGACACGCCGCACTCAGCATTGGGGGTACCCGGGTTAACCACGAAGACACGGATGTTAGTGCCTTCCGGCTGCTGGGCCAGCAGCTTAACGAAATGCTGCTGTGCATTTTCTGAAATAGTAATCATAGACACGACGTAATACCTGACTTAGTAAGCGTTAAACCTATTCTACTCTTTGGCGGAAGAACTCGCACCCCTGAATCTTGTGTGGTTTTTTTGAACAGTTCAAACGAGCCGTCACCGGTCAGCGATCATGGGGTGTAAAGGCCAGACAGTAGACATCAATCCGGGCGACCTGCTGCTTCCTGAGCAGCTGAGACAACACAGAGACGGTACTGCCGGTGGTCACCACATCATCAACGATGGCGACGTGATCCGGCCACACCCTGTTGTTATTAAGTATAAATGCCTGCCGGAGATTCTGCAGGCGGGCTTTTCTTGAGAGCTGATGCTGCGGCCGGGCCCATTGGGTCCGGTGCAGCACCCGGTGATCGCTCTCGCTCCCTGTGATCTCTGCCAGGGCGTCCGCCAACAGCGCACTTTGATTAAATCCGCGGATCAGCCGGCGCCAGGGATGCAGCGGTACAGGCAGCAGCAGCGGAGCCGGCTCAGTGATTTGCTCGGCTAATAAACCGGCCAGTGGCTGGCGGAGCCAGAACTTCCCCTGAAACTTGTATTGCTGAACCAGCCGATTGAGCGGAAAGCCATATTCCCCGAGGCGCACCAGCCGATCCCAGGGCGGCGGCTGGCGCAGACAGTAGCCGCAATGGCTGACGGATTCCAGTGTGGTGGCGCCGCAGCGCCGGCAATAAGGCGGCGTAGGCAGGCTGGTCAGACAGTGGTGACACCAGTAGTGATCACTGTCACGCAGCGGTAAACGGCACAAGGCACATCGCTGGTTTGGCCAACGAAAGATTGATCTTACAGCCACAGGGGATAACATCCTTGCCATCCGGTTTGAAGTGAAGGAAGTGTACATGACGGCATCTGTCTACTGGCAAGCATTTGGTCAGGACCCGGCTCAGGGTTCCGATCTGGTTCTCATTCATGGCTGGGGCATGAATGGTGCCGTCTGGCAGCATCTGGTGCCACATCTGGAAGCGCAATACCGGGTGCATGTCGTTGACATGCCGGGCTATGGTTACAGCGCCGGTGTCGGAGCGCAGTCGGTCGAAGCCATGGCGCAAGCCTTGCTGGCTGACGCGCCGGAGCAAGCGATCTGGCTGGGCTGGTCGCTGGGTGGACTGGTGGCCAAGCAGGCGGCGCTGCAGGCGCCCGATCGGGTCAGCAAGTTGATCACTGTGGCCAGTTCGCCGCGTTTTGCCGCGATGGACAGCTGGCGCGGCATCCAGCCTCAGGTGCTGAGTGATTTCCGGCAACAGCTCAGTGACGATTTCAGCCTGACGGTGGAGCGCTTCATGGCGCTGCAGGCCATGGGCAGCCCGAGTGCACGGCAGGACATTAAGTTACTCAAGCAGGCCGTGCTGTCGCGTCCTCAGCCTTCACCGGACGCGCTGGCTGCCGGTCTGGAGATGCTGGCGGATGTGGATTTGCGTCGGCAGCTTGCTCAGATCCAACAGCCCTGGCTACGCCTGTATGGCCGGCTTGACGGGTTGGTGCCGGTAAAAGTCGCCAGCGACATGGACAAACTGGCACCGCAGTCAGAGAAAGTCGTTTTTCCGAAAGCGTCCCATGCGCCTTTCATTTCTCACCCACAGGACTTTCTGCAGGTATTACAGTCGTTTATTGACGGTAACGTTCCGGCTGCCCGGGCGACTGAAGCGACAGAAATATTAAAGTAAACGCGTGATTGGCCGATAATCAGTATATCGCGGCAGCGATCTCTGCCCGATTTGCTGTTATTCATAAGGCGCACAATAGCCGTTGCTCGGGTGCGTCAGCGTAGAGCCAATGGCTCAAAGCGTTGCCTGTAGGAGTCGCCTGAACATGATCGTGTCGCCCCTGAATGCCGGTATCCCGACACTGGCGCCATCGGTGAATCCGATGACGGAGCAGGCTGCGCGGGATAACAAGATCCGTGACAAAGTGCGCCCGGCCAGTGCCAGTCTGCCTTCCGGCGGCGAACCTTCGCTCAAAGGCGATGACAAGCAAATGCGCCGGCCCGGCTGGGATCCCAGTGAGCACCCGGATTATGCGTCGCTGGATGCCGCCCAGCAAAAAAGCTACGGCTATCAGCAGGAATTTGAACAACTGGTGCTGGCACTGTCGGCAGACAGTTATATGAAAGATGTCAGCGAGCTGGGTTACAGCATGCATATCCGCTTGCCAAGGTCGCTACTTGAAGAACTGGCGCAGATCAGCAAGATGGAACGCATCCGCAGCGTGATCCGCTATAAATACGCCCAGGCCACAGTACCGAATCCGCCCACTGAAATGCTGAAGATTGTCTGAGTGATGATATTTTGAGCGAAAGGCTGTATTGAAGAGAAAAAGGCGGGTATCAACCCGCCTTTGTCGTTCAGCTTATCGCGTTTACTTCTTGGCTTTGGCAAACGCCGCGGCAAAGGCACCGCCCATGGCATTGTTGTCCGGCTGTCGGTCACGCTGCTGGCGCGGCGCACGGCGAGTTTGATCGCCCTGACGCTGGCCGCCCTGCGGTTTGTGGCTGGCTTCCTGGCCCGGCTCGTCGCTCAGACGCATCGACAGAGCAATCCGTTTGCGCTGCAGGTCCACTTCCATCACTTTGACTTTCACTACGTCACCGGCTTTGACCACTTCGCGCGGATCGGAGATGAATTTGTCCGACAGCGCCGAAATGTGGACCAGGCCGTCCTGGTGAACACCGACATCCACAAAGGCGCCGAAATTGGTCACATTGGTGATCACCCCTTCCAGCACCATGCCCGGTACCAGATCTTTCACTTCGTGAATGCCTTCAGCAAAGGTGGCCGTCTTGAACTCAGGTCGCGGGTCACGGCCCGGTTTGTCCAGCTCGCGAATGATGTCGGTCACAGTCGGCAGGCCAACTTCTGCTGTGGTGTAGTCGGCTGCTTTCAAACCGCGCAGGAACTCGCTGTTGCCAATTAAGGCATCGAGCGGCTTGCCGTTTTTCGCGGCAATGGCTTTGACCACATCATAGGATTCCGGGTGAACCGCGGACGCATCCAGCGGGTTTTTACCGTTCATGATCCGCAGGAAACCGGCACACTGCTCAAAAGCCTTCGGCCCCAGACGCGACACTTTTTTCAGTGTGGTGCGGGCATCAAAGCGACCATGTTCGTCACGGTAGGCCACGATGTTGCTGGCAATTGCCGGCGTCAGACCGGCTACGCGGGTCAGCAGGGCAGGCGAGGCGGTATTGACGTCCACACCAACGGCGTTTACACAGTCTTCCACCACGGCATCCAGACGCTTGGCCAGATTGTTCTGGCTGACATCGTGCTGATACTGGCCCACACCGATGGATTTGGGATCGATTTTTACCAGTTCTGCCAGCGGATCCTGCAGGCGACGGCCGATGGAAACCGCACCACGCAGCGACACATCGAGATTCGGGAACTCGTTGGCCGCCAGTTCAGAGGCGGAATACACAGAGGCACCCGCTTCACTGACCATCACGCTCTGAATCTTCAGATTGCTGTCTTTGAGCAGCTGCGCCACAAAGCTGTCAGTTTCACGTGAAGCAGTCCCGTTACCGATTGCAATCAGATCAACGTTATGTTTTTTCAGCAGTGCCAGCACAGTGGCGGCGGACTGGGCCACCTGTTTTTGCGGCTGGTGCGGATAAATGGTGGCGGTATCGACCAGCTTACCTGTGCTGTCGATAACGGCCACTTTACACCCGGTACGCAGGCCCGGATCGAGCGCCAGTGTCATGCGCGGTCCGGCAGGGGCAGCCATCAGCAGATCTTTCAGGTTATCGGCAAACACCTGCATCGCGCCGTCTTCGGCTTTCTCACGCAGGGCGGCCATCAACTCGGTTTCCATGTGCATCAGAATCTTGATGCGCCAGGCCCAGCTGATCACCTGCTTGCGCCAGCTGTCTGCCGGTTTAGTGCCCAGGTTCACGCCATAGTGATCGGCAATGATGACTTCACAGTAAGAGCCGCGCACGCCTTCTTCCTGATTCGGATCCGCATTGAGTGCCAGTTGCAGCACACCTTCATTGCGGCCGCGGAACATCGCCAGCGCCCGGTGTGACGGCACCTGAGTCAGTTTCTCGTTGTGCTCGAAGTAGTCTTTGAATTTCGCCCCTTCCTGCTCTTTGCCCTCCACCACGCGGGCGGTCAGTTCGGCATTGCTCTGCAGGTGGCGGCGGATTTTATCCAGCAGGGCGGCGTCTTCGGCAAAACGTTCCATCAGAATGGCGCGCGCGCCGTCCAGGGCCGCTTTGGTATCGGCGACCCCTTTGTCGGCGGACACATAGCTTGCCGCAGTGGCTTCCGGATCGTGGTCGGGTTGTGACCACAGCAGATCTGCCAGCGGCTCCAGACCGGCTTCAATCGCAATCTGGCCCTTGGTGCGGCGCTTGGGTTTATACGGCAGGTACAAGTCTTCCAGACGGGTTTTGCTGTCGGCGGATAAGATTTCAGCTTTCAGCTCAGGCGTCAGTTTGTCCTGCTCGGAAATGGATTTGAGGATCACCTGACGGCGGTCTTCCAGCTCGCGCAGGTAGCCCAGGCGGGACTCCAGATTACGCAGTTGGGTATCGTCCAGCCCGTCGGTCACTTCTTTACGGTAACGGGCAATAAAGGGGACGGTGTTGCCGTCATCGAGTAGCGCCACGGCTGCGGCAACCTGCTGCGTTTTGACGTTCAGTTCAGACGCAATCAGGTGATGGATACTCGCGGTCATAGAATTCCTTTGGCTACAGTTTTCTCAGGCCGACCATCTAACCACAATTCCGCCCGTCAGTCAGCGCCCAAGCCCCCGCAAAATGTCAGGAGTTTGCCAGCCGAAGCGGCGGGTGTGATCTGTATGCAAGCAGCGGCAGGCGGACAAAATGCTAAAACGTGTCGAAGTCATCCCATTGATGAGCCAGACGATTGATTTATTGTCGATGCAATCCAAGACATGATAAGCAATAATTTGCATTTAAATCGCGATACATATAATCAAGCACCATCACATCGAAGAATCAAATCAGATGACAGGAAGACAACAGCAAATCGCCGTTTTGATCATGTCAGGGATGACAAACAAGCAGATCGCACAACAACTGTTTATTTCAGAAAATACCGTGAAATATCACTGTAAACAGCTTTTTGGTACCTATGGGGTCAACACAAGAACTGAGTTGGCTTGTGCAGTTTTGAAATCAGGAATGGTGGGGGAGCGTGCCTGAAGACCTCTGTTGGTTCATCCTATACTTATCTTCTCGACACAATCCCTGAATGATACATGGTTCTTAATTTTGTAAGGTAATGTTCGTAATAACCGCACAGATGTGAATTTATGGAACTCAAGATGAAGATAGCTTACCTGAAGCATATCTTCTTTATCATTGCGAACTTTATCCTTAATAGTCTCGGGACTCCCAACTTCATGAGAATGACGGTCATGAGCAAGGAATAAAATCGGAACGACTATCCAGTCTCTCGATCTTTAAGGCGTAATCAAGAGACAAGGAAAATTTTTCTAACTCTGAGTTAAAAAGGTCTTCAACTCGGATAATAACTCTTGATGGAGGAAAGTCACTTCGACGTCATTTAATATTGTGTTCTCTATTCGCATTGCATCTAGCTCGTTTCCTGATTTGTATTTCACCAAGCTAATTAGCTGATATAAGTCATATTTTGAATGATGATCGACATCTCGTTCGAGCATTTTTTTTGGATCGACCAAGCTACGTTCAATGGATGCAAGCTCAGCATTGAATTGAGTTTTGGCTGTATCATACTGTTGCAGTAATTGGTAATAATGTGCATCAGTATGATCGGGGAGTGAGGATAGCGCTTCATTAACTATCCGATTCAGTTCGCATCCAGAACCTTCATTGAATAAAAAAGCCATGAGCTCAGAATAAGCACCAGCAACATAATTTTCATATTGACTCATATCTTGCTTTCCCATGTGAATTACCGTGGTCAGTAAGCTCTTTTTCTCCATCGATGTAATTGATGGAGGGAAATATCTGGATTTGAAAAATTTCCAGCGAATATTTTCCGGTTCTTCAGTCAGTTGCAAGTTGAGTAACTTGAGATTTCTGTCGTCTTTCTTAGAAAGTAAGTCATCACTGTAACCAGTATGTCTGAATGTTATCGGAACAGAAAGGATTTGGTCTTTTCTTAAGTCTGGTACAATGTATTCGTGGACTCGGCCATGGTAGCGGTTTTGCACTGAGTTTCTAAATAACCGGATGTTGGTTTTAAGGTTGCAACCATTGTTACTGATAATTTCAGGACATAGCAGTAAGTTGTGATTATTGTGTCTTGAGAGCTCTTCAAGGAGCGGATGAATTGTGTCAGCACTATCCACTGTTTCATCCGCATCCAGTACCAGAATCCAATCACTGGTTGCTTTGCTGAGTGCAAAATTCCTGGCTTCTGCGAAGGAGTCTGACCATAGAAAATGGAATATTTTTACTTTATCGCAGTTAAGGTTTTTCAACAGGTCGAGTGTACTGTCTGTACTCCCGGTATCCACGATTATGATCTCATTGGCTGCTTCTAAAATACTGGCAAGGCAGCAAAGGATGTTGTCTTCTTCATTTTTGATAATGATGGTGACGCTAAACGTTTTCATTCTATAATTTATAATCCATCTATTAGTTTCGGAAAGAGAAAGATCGCGAATAAATTCCATGCAAAATGGTAAGATAAGTTTATGATAATGGATATGATATTTCCAAACCGGATTCTGAAATACTCGAATAAGACACAAAAAATGTAACCTAACCCAAGTGTGAATAATGAGTTGGCGACTGAGTTTAAAAGGTGGGTTAATGAGAACAATATGGTGACAATCACTGCGGAAATATAGATGTCACCAAAAACAAAACGACACATGTTTTGTAATATAAAAAAGAAGAAAATGGTTTCTATTAGACAATAAATAAAAACAGATATTACTGTCCTGTCTTCATTGTACAGAGCGTCAACGGTTTGATTTGTGTCAATGAAGATAAGCTTGATAACCGACATAAAAATAACCGCTATTACAAACATAATCTTTACTAGTAACACTTGCCTTATGAGTGATTTTAGATCTTGTTCTAATGTGTTGTAGAAATGTTTTTTTATCATTATGAATTTTATTCTTTCTATATGAAGTATGGAGGTTGTTTAACCTCCATATTAAATTTATCTGTCCTGCTTCCGAGAATGGTGCGAGTTTGCACCACCAACACAACCGCCTCTGGATGGGGTGCTGTGTCTGTGCGAAGATTTCTCCCACTTATCTAAACCACGGCTGACACTTTCACCAGCAAAACCACCGCCTATCATCTTTCCAACCTCTTTCAGTGCTTTACCCATCCAGCCACCATTCACATTTAACATTTCTTGATGATTCAATTCTTTCATGTTTAATCCTTTTATTTTGATGCAATATGCTTGCGTATAATATTGTTATTGGACTGAATGTAACCTACCCAGTTAGGTAGTCATAGATATTTTTTCGCAGAAGATCTTCTCTCTGAAATTCACCAGGATCATCCATCATTATTTCAATTGAATCACCCGGTCAGCCGTCGAAATGGTTTCTGCTCTGTGAGCAATCATAATTCTGGTCATAGTTAGGGTTTTGATATTGTCATTGATCCAGTGTTCATTGCTTTTATCTAAATGGCTGGTTGATTCATCCAGGCATAATATTTTTGGGGACTGATAAAGTGCCCGGGCTAAAAACAGGCGTTGTAGCTGGCCCCCGGAGAAACTGTTACCCATGTCGCCGACGA is from Photobacterium sp. TLY01 and encodes:
- a CDS encoding glycosyltransferase family 2 protein, with the protein product MEFIRDLSLSETNRWIINYRMKTFSVTIIIKNEEDNILCCLASILEAANEIIIVDTGSTDSTLDLLKNLNCDKVKIFHFLWSDSFAEARNFALSKATSDWILVLDADETVDSADTIHPLLEELSRHNNHNLLLCPEIISNNGCNLKTNIRLFRNSVQNRYHGRVHEYIVPDLRKDQILSVPITFRHTGYSDDLLSKKDDRNLKLLNLQLTEEPENIRWKFFKSRYFPPSITSMEKKSLLTTVIHMGKQDMSQYENYVAGAYSELMAFLFNEGSGCELNRIVNEALSSLPDHTDAHYYQLLQQYDTAKTQFNAELASIERSLVDPKKMLERDVDHHSKYDLYQLISLVKYKSGNELDAMRIENTILNDVEVTFLHQELLSELKTFLTQS
- the bioH gene encoding pimeloyl-ACP methyl ester esterase BioH; the protein is MTASVYWQAFGQDPAQGSDLVLIHGWGMNGAVWQHLVPHLEAQYRVHVVDMPGYGYSAGVGAQSVEAMAQALLADAPEQAIWLGWSLGGLVAKQAALQAPDRVSKLITVASSPRFAAMDSWRGIQPQVLSDFRQQLSDDFSLTVERFMALQAMGSPSARQDIKLLKQAVLSRPQPSPDALAAGLEMLADVDLRRQLAQIQQPWLRLYGRLDGLVPVKVASDMDKLAPQSEKVVFPKASHAPFISHPQDFLQVLQSFIDGNVPAARATEATEILK
- a CDS encoding type II CAAX prenyl endopeptidase Rce1 family protein, whose protein sequence is MIKKHFYNTLEQDLKSLIRQVLLVKIMFVIAVIFMSVIKLIFIDTNQTVDALYNEDRTVISVFIYCLIETIFFFFILQNMCRFVFGDIYISAVIVTILFSLTHLLNSVANSLFTLGLGYIFCVLFEYFRIRFGNIISIIINLSYHFAWNLFAIFLFPKLIDGL
- a CDS encoding Tex family protein codes for the protein MTASIHHLIASELNVKTQQVAAAVALLDDGNTVPFIARYRKEVTDGLDDTQLRNLESRLGYLRELEDRRQVILKSISEQDKLTPELKAEILSADSKTRLEDLYLPYKPKRRTKGQIAIEAGLEPLADLLWSQPDHDPEATAASYVSADKGVADTKAALDGARAILMERFAEDAALLDKIRRHLQSNAELTARVVEGKEQEGAKFKDYFEHNEKLTQVPSHRALAMFRGRNEGVLQLALNADPNQEEGVRGSYCEVIIADHYGVNLGTKPADSWRKQVISWAWRIKILMHMETELMAALREKAEDGAMQVFADNLKDLLMAAPAGPRMTLALDPGLRTGCKVAVIDSTGKLVDTATIYPHQPQKQVAQSAATVLALLKKHNVDLIAIGNGTASRETDSFVAQLLKDSNLKIQSVMVSEAGASVYSASELAANEFPNLDVSLRGAVSIGRRLQDPLAELVKIDPKSIGVGQYQHDVSQNNLAKRLDAVVEDCVNAVGVDVNTASPALLTRVAGLTPAIASNIVAYRDEHGRFDARTTLKKVSRLGPKAFEQCAGFLRIMNGKNPLDASAVHPESYDVVKAIAAKNGKPLDALIGNSEFLRGLKAADYTTAEVGLPTVTDIIRELDKPGRDPRPEFKTATFAEGIHEVKDLVPGMVLEGVITNVTNFGAFVDVGVHQDGLVHISALSDKFISDPREVVKAGDVVKVKVMEVDLQRKRIALSMRLSDEPGQEASHKPQGGQRQGDQTRRAPRQQRDRQPDNNAMGGAFAAAFAKAKK
- a CDS encoding response regulator transcription factor: MTGRQQQIAVLIMSGMTNKQIAQQLFISENTVKYHCKQLFGTYGVNTRTELACAVLKSGMVGERA